CTTCTTGGCACCCGACATCGTCCAGATGACGATGAAGATCAGCAGGAACAGCGCGACACCGGCCTCCAGGCCGAACAGCATCATCGGATGATTTTCGAAGAATTGGCTCATGGTCGACGGCGGAAAGCGCGGTGCAGGCATTGTAGCCAAGCGCACCGGCCGGTCGCAGGGAGTGGAACACGCATGACAGCAGCAATGACCCACGTATACAACACCGCCCGCCGGACCGGATGGGGCGGCCTGGCCGCCGCGCTGGCCGCCGCCTTGCTGGCGGCCTGTACCAGCGGCCCGCCGCCGCGCGTCGAAACGCCGCCGGCGCCGAGCGCCATGCTGGGCGGCAGCCTGCAGCCCGCCACCTGGGCCGACGTGGCCGGCTGGACCACCGACGATCTCGCCTCGGCCTGGCCCGCGCTGCAATCGAACTGCCTGGCGATGAAGCGCCGCGCCGATTGGGCGCGCGTCTGCGCCGCCGGCCTGATGGTCGATGGCGGCGACCCGATCGCCATGCGCACCTTCTTCGAGGACAACTTCACGCCTTACCGTGTAGTCAAGGACGACGGCACCGACAGCGGCCTGATCACCGGCTACTACGAGCCGCTGCTGCGTGGTTCGCGCACGCGGCACGGCGTGTACCAGACCCCGCTGTACCGTATGCCCGCCGCCTGGCGCGGCAAGACCCTGCCGGCGCGCGCCCAGTTGATCCGCAGCGCGGCGCTGACAGGCAATGAAGTCGTCTGGGTGGACGATCCCGTCGAAGCCGCATTCCTGCAGATCCAGGGCTCCGGCCAGGTGCAACTGGAAGAGGGCGGCATCATGCGCCTGGGCGTGGGCGGCACCAACAACCAGCCGTTCCGCTCGTTCGCGCGCTGGCTGCTCGACCAGGGGGAAATCACCCCGGTGCAGGCCACCATGCAGGGCATCAAGGCATGGACGCGCGCTAACCCGGGCCGCGTCGACGAGATGCTCAACATCAACCCGCGCTACGTGTTCTTCAACGAAAACCCGGGCAGCAACGACGGTCCGATCGGCAAGCTGGGCGTGCCGCTCACGGCCGAACGCTCGATCGCGGTGGACCCGACCTACATTCCGCTCGGCGCACCGGTGTTCCTGTCGACCACCAGGCCGCTGTCGACCGAGCCGATCCAGAAGCTGGTCTTCGCGCAGGACGTCGGCTCGGCCATCCGCGGCGCCGTGCGCGCCGACTATTACTTCGGCCACGGCGATGCGGCGGGCGACCTGGCCGGCCGCATGAAACAGGCCGGGCGGCTGTGGGTGCTGGTGCCGAAGGGCAGCCCCGTCGGCGTGGCTGCGCGCTAGCGGCTACGCTTGGCCGCGCCGCAGATCCACCACGCGGCGCGCCTTCCCGACCGAGCGCTCGATCCCGCCCGCGGCCAGCAGCTCGATCGCGGCCGTCACGCCGATCATCGCCTTGATGTCGTGCGCCAGTTGCCCGCGGGCCGCGTCTGCCGCTTCGGCCGGTATCCCCAGCGCCGCCTCCACCCGCACCGTCAGCGTATCGAGCGGCCCCTCCCTGGCCAGCACGCACTGATAGTGCGGCGCCAGTGCCACGTGCTTCAGGATCAACTCCTCGATCTGCGACGGGAACACGTTCACGCCCCGCACGATCATCATGTCGTCGCAGCGGCCCGTGATCTTCTCCATGCGGCGGAAGGCCGGCCGCGCCGTGCCCGGCAGCAGCCGCGTCAGGTCGCGCGTGCGGTAGCGCACCACCGGCATGGCCTCCTTGGTGAGCGACGTGAAGACCAGCTCGCCGAACGCGCCGTCGGGCAGCACGGCGCCGGTCGTCGGGTCGATGATCTCCGGGTAGAAATGGTCTTCCCAGAGCGTCGGGCCGTCCTTGGTTTCGGCGCATTCGCTGGCCACGCCCGGGCCCATCACTTCCGACAGGCCGTAGATGTCCACCGCCGACAGCCCCATGCGCGTCTCGATCGCTGTGCGCATCTCGGGCGTCCACGGCTCCGCGCCCAAGATGCCGATCTGCAGGCTCGATGCGGCCGGATCGAGCCCCTGGCGCGCGAATTCGTCAGCGATGGCCAGCATGTAGCTGGGCGTCACCATGATGATCTGCGGCCGGAAATCGTGGATCAACTGCACCTGCCGCTCCGTCTGCCCGCCCCCGAACGGGATCACCGTCAGCCCCGCGCGCTCCGCACCATAGTGCGCGCCCAGCCCGCCGGTGAAGAGTCCATAGCCGTAGCTGACGTGGACTTTGTCGCCGCGCCGCGCCCCCGCCGCACGGATCGAGCGCGCCACCAGCCCCGCCCAGGTATCGATATCGGCCAGCGTATAACCCACCACCGTCGGCTTGCCCGTCGTCCCCGACGACGCATGGATCCGCGCGATGCGCTCCTGCGGCACCGCGAACATGCCGAACGGATAGTGCTCCCGCAGATCCGCCTTGGTCGTGAACGGAAACTTCGCCAGGTCATCGAGCGAGCGCAGGTCCGACGGGTGCACGCCCGCCGCATCGAACTTGGCGCGGTAGGCCGGCACGTTCGCGTAGGCGTGGACAAGGCTGTGCCGGAGCCGCTCCAGTTGCAGCGCCTGCACCGCATCGCGGCTGGCGGTTTCGATCGGATCGAGCGGCAGGTCGGTCGAGCGGGGGCGCATGCGGGTCTCCTTGGGCACCGTCGGTCGGGCCCATGTCATGGTGGTTCTAGAGGCTAGAGGCGGATCAGTGCTCGATGCTCTCTGGAGCGGGAATGACATGGCCGCGGATCTGCGCCGATTTCCCCCGGAACATGGCCACCACCTCGCCGGCCTGGTTGGTCACGCGTACATCGTAGATCCCGTGGCGGCCGGACAGAACCTGCTCTT
The sequence above is drawn from the Ralstonia solanacearum K60 genome and encodes:
- a CDS encoding murein transglycosylase A, which encodes MTAAMTHVYNTARRTGWGGLAAALAAALLAACTSGPPPRVETPPAPSAMLGGSLQPATWADVAGWTTDDLASAWPALQSNCLAMKRRADWARVCAAGLMVDGGDPIAMRTFFEDNFTPYRVVKDDGTDSGLITGYYEPLLRGSRTRHGVYQTPLYRMPAAWRGKTLPARAQLIRSAALTGNEVVWVDDPVEAAFLQIQGSGQVQLEEGGIMRLGVGGTNNQPFRSFARWLLDQGEITPVQATMQGIKAWTRANPGRVDEMLNINPRYVFFNENPGSNDGPIGKLGVPLTAERSIAVDPTYIPLGAPVFLSTTRPLSTEPIQKLVFAQDVGSAIRGAVRADYYFGHGDAAGDLAGRMKQAGRLWVLVPKGSPVGVAAR
- the paaK gene encoding phenylacetate--CoA ligase PaaK, giving the protein MRPRSTDLPLDPIETASRDAVQALQLERLRHSLVHAYANVPAYRAKFDAAGVHPSDLRSLDDLAKFPFTTKADLREHYPFGMFAVPQERIARIHASSGTTGKPTVVGYTLADIDTWAGLVARSIRAAGARRGDKVHVSYGYGLFTGGLGAHYGAERAGLTVIPFGGGQTERQVQLIHDFRPQIIMVTPSYMLAIADEFARQGLDPAASSLQIGILGAEPWTPEMRTAIETRMGLSAVDIYGLSEVMGPGVASECAETKDGPTLWEDHFYPEIIDPTTGAVLPDGAFGELVFTSLTKEAMPVVRYRTRDLTRLLPGTARPAFRRMEKITGRCDDMMIVRGVNVFPSQIEELILKHVALAPHYQCVLAREGPLDTLTVRVEAALGIPAEAADAARGQLAHDIKAMIGVTAAIELLAAGGIERSVGKARRVVDLRRGQA